One window of the Salvia miltiorrhiza cultivar Shanhuang (shh) chromosome 6, IMPLAD_Smil_shh, whole genome shotgun sequence genome contains the following:
- the LOC130988180 gene encoding uncharacterized protein LOC130988180 translates to MVKSPKAPAFGSPLSPINTHPKLSLCLPLSTSNSSLLTKRKINQMAAYAPRRSSGPVLGSTSHPARRYSAHAPPSASFASATSSAFAAQRSLHRPSSPTRLNRSSPSLSFSLDRSGSQSRSISMTTRVDNKPAAGQKRTCMCSPTNHPGSFRCGLHKSVTSKPQTAPCGSSGRLNMRRSAMKNSLVRIGVEGEWVRRALAALIRPSSHQQRRRGEFRRRLSRFSVV, encoded by the coding sequence ATGGTTAAGAGTCCGAAGGCGCCGGCATTCGGATCTCCCCTCTCCCCTATAAATACACACCCCAAATTAAGTTTGTGTTTGCCACTTTCAACTTCCAATTCCTCTCTTCtcacaaaaagaaaaatcaatCAAATGGCGGCTTACGCCCCTCGCAGATCAAGCGGACCGGTCCTCGGATCTACCTCCCATCCCGCCCGCCGCTACTCCGCCCACGCGCCACCGTCCGCCTCCTTCGCCTCTGCTACCTCCTCCGCCTTCGCCGCACAACGCTCACTACACAGGCCTTCCTCCCCCACCCGCCTAAACCGCTCTTCCCCCTCGCTCAGCTTCTCGCTGGACCGGTCCGGTTCGCAGAGCCGCTCCATCTCCATGACCACCCGAGTCGATAACAAACCGGCCGCCGGTCAGAAGCGGACGTGTATGTGCTCGCCGACGAACCACCCCGGTTCGTTCAGGTGCGGCCTGCACAAATCGGTTACAAGTAAACCCCAAACGGCGCCGTGTGGGAGCTCCGGCAGGCTGAATATGAGGCGCTCCGCCATGAAGAACTCTCTGGTGCGGATTGGCGTGGAGGGGGAGTGGGTTAGGAGAGCGTTGGCTGCTTTGATTCGGCCTTCGTCTCATCAGCAGCGCCGCCGCGGCGAGTTCCGCCGACGCCTGAGCCGGTTCTCCGTCGTCTAG
- the LOC130990396 gene encoding abscisic acid 8'-hydroxylase 1-like, with translation MLTIVALVLIFLLSVFLLQKRSAPKATDNIPGTLGWPIVGESFSFLATFSSPAGIFSFMQERQKRYGKVFKSYVLGRYTVFMTGREASKILLTGKDGLVSLNLFYTGKQVLGPTSLLTQSGEMHKRLRRLIGEPLSMDALRKYFPFINALAVETLDHWSNQKVLVLEEASTFTLKVIGHMIMSLEPTGEEQEKFLAVVTTPSLVAEVVVEEAGATTAAVVAVAAAPN, from the exons atgttgacAATAGTAGCGCTCGTCTTAATTTTCCTTCTCTCAGTTTTCTTGCTGCAAAAACGCAGTGCTCCCAAGGCAACGGACAACATCCCGGGGACTTTGGGATGGCCCATTGTCGGGGAGAGCTTCTCGTTCCTCGCCACCTTCTCAAGCCCGGCCGGCATCTTCAGCTTCATGCAAGAGAGACAGAAAAG GTACGGCAAGGTGTTCAAGAGTTATGTGTTGGGGAGATATACCGTGTTCATGACGGGGAGAGAAGCGAGCAAGATTCTACTGACAGGGAAAGATGGGCTAGTGAGCCTCAATCTCTTCTACACAGGGAAGCAAGTTCTTGGCCCTACAAGCTTGCTTACACAGAGCGGAGAAATGCACAAGAGGCTACGACGACTCATAGGGGAGCCCCTCTCGATGGACGCTCTCAGAAAGTATTTCCCATTCATCAATGCGTTGGCCGTGGAGACCTTAGATCATTGGTCCAACCAAAAAGTTCTAGTTCTTGAAGAGGCTTCAACG TTCACATTGAAGGTGATCGGCCACATGATCATGAGCTTGGAGCCTACAGGCGAGGAACAAGAAAAGTTCCTCGCCGTGGTGACGACGCCGTCGTTGGTGGCGGAAGTGGTGGTGGAGGAAGCGGGGGCTACGACGGCAGCGGTGGTGGCGGTAGCGGCGGCTCCGAATTAA
- the LOC130990395 gene encoding uncharacterized protein LOC130990395: MWFANLHGISITDRLTAVSESLSIWASHARRNAHRTKNKLQNQISALQGRSDSFSISKMSQVRKELAEVLLREEAHLRQRAKQHWLKDGDSNTRFFHAMASSRKKKNSIAQL, encoded by the coding sequence ATGTGGTTCGCGAACCTCCACGGAATATCTATCACAGATAGGCTTACGGCGGTATCTGAATCTCTATCTATATGGGCCTCACATGCACGTCGCAATGCCCATCGCACAAAGAATAAGCTGCAAAACCAGATATCGGCTCTTCAAGGGAGAAGCGATTCTTTCTCTATTTCTAAGATGAGTCAGGTGAGGAAAGAACTAGCTGAAGTACTACTCCGTGAGGAAGCTCATTTGAGGCAAAGAGCCAAACAGCACTGGCTAAAAGATGGCGATAGCAATACTCGGTTTTTTCATGCGATGGCGTCCTCccggaaaaagaaaaattcgaTAGCTCAACTCTAG